The genomic window CATAATATGGTGGCTGTAGCCGGTCCAGAAGGATTGCTATTACATTGGGCTTTCTTACCTCCACAGGATGTGAGCTGAACGAGCAGAACAAGACCTTCGTGTTTAAAGTGTCAGATGAAGACAAGAGTGAGCACCAGCTGGCCCTAAGAACTGTGAGTATGCCAGAGGTGGCTGGGCAACCTCCATTGTGGACAGTACATGTCTGCGACTTgggttataaaggggggggggggggggtgctttgtgATCATGTTGCCACAGGTGTTACTTaactattatttttttcccttttaacttGCTTCTatcaaaaatttcaagtcttccagtactacttagctgctgtatgccctgcaggaagtggtgtattctttccagtctgacagtgctcagtgctgccacctctgtctgacagGAACTTACCAGAACATTGGcatattctcatagaaaacctcttctgcttttgacaattcctgacatggacagaggtggcaccagagagcactgtcagactcaaaatacaccacttcctgcaggacatacagcagctgcaaagtagtactggagatttttaaatagaaataaactacAAGTCTCTAACTCTTGACACCTGATTTTAAAAGAGTAAACCCTTTCTGAAGTACCACTTTAAGCGGTGACCCTTTCTTCAAGGTATGTCTAGGGGACAAAGCCAAAGAGGAGTTCCATATAGTAGAAATAGTTCCTCAAGAGGTAGAAGGGGCCGATGCACAACCTGTTCCCATAGCCACTCTGAAGCCATCTATCCTGCCTATGGTAAGTCTGATGGAGAATACTAGCAGTGGCCAGTGTCCTACTGTCTGCAGTAACATGCATTTCTGCCACAGGCCACAATGGTCGGCATTGAGTTAACTCCTCCAATCACCTTCCGGTTGAAAGCTGGCTCAGGACCCGTATATATTAGCGGTCAGCATGTTGCATGTAAGTAATATATCACTAATGCATATTATACAGTCACTTCTCTAATAACTTGTATCATTCACTATGTATAAGTTATGTCCTGTGCCAGACAGCATTGTCTGATCTAGGAATGAGTATAGCTGGCAAACTCTCATGCCTGTTtcactgctttaaaggggtactccagcaacctttttttttttttccttcagatcaactggtttcagaatgttagaTTTGTAaaggacttctatttaaaaatctccactattcccatacttatcagttgctgtatgtcctgcatgaagcggtgtattctttccagtctgacactgctctctgctgccacctctgtccatgtcaggaactgttcagtggTAGAAAATCATAGAAAAACCCTCATGTTCTAGACCGTTCCTGAcacgcacagtgctctctgctgccacttctgtccgactcaaaagaatacaccactttctgcaggacagctgataagtattggaagactggaaatgtttaaatagaagtaaattacaaatctatataactttctgaaaccagttggtttaaatAAGATTTCtgtc from Dendropsophus ebraccatus isolate aDenEbr1 chromosome 1, aDenEbr1.pat, whole genome shotgun sequence includes these protein-coding regions:
- the NPM2 gene encoding nucleoplasmin-2 isoform X5, with product MASTASNTSKLEKPVSLIWGCELNEQNKTFVFKVSDEDKSEHQLALRTVCLGDKAKEEFHIVEIVPQEVEGADAQPVPIATLKPSILPMATMVGIELTPPITFRLKAGSGPVYISGQHVALEEDYSWAEEEGEEEVEEEEEEDPESPPKAVKRPAASKKGSQAKKKKMDKEEEKEEESSEEDSPPKKGKGAGRGRKPAAKK